Genomic window (Chryseobacterium bernardetii):
TCTATACATTCCAATTTGAAAGCAACGCTAAATTTTCCTTTCCTTTCCATAAAAAAATGCCCCTAAAAAGTGTCTAACTTTTTGGGGGCAGTCCAAAGGATGGATTTTGAGATTCTAATGAGAATCCTGATGAGGAATATTACTGTTTTTTTTCTTTTTATAAAAATAGTATCCAATACCGCCAATCAGAAATACCGGCCATAGTGGAAGTAGAAAAAGAAAGATCGAAGTAATTACATCCCAGCCGGATTCAATGGCGGCTAATGATTTTCCTCCAAAAGTTTTAGGTTCTTTTTCAGCTTCAGTTTTATCTGTGATATTGACATCGATGCTGCAGATGGTATTATCTGCATAATTACGTCCTGTAACCTGAATGTCTCTGGTCTCAATATCTCCTATATTGCTGTTTAAAGCTTCCATTAAGCCATCAAAATGCTGGATAGGAACTTTGATGTTCAGGCTGTAAATCTTTTGGTTTTCATCACGCGGATTTGCTGCTTCAATATAAGACTGATTCTCACTTTTAACATACCCATTGTTTTTAATGGCCTCTTCTCTGATGATTTCCTTTACCGTTTCAGCATGATCTGCCCGCACTACAAGATATCCCGTCTTCACCATTTTATCTTTGGACATACTCAGTTCGTAGCTGTCGTTCTGCGGTTTTTCCTTGTAAATGATCTTGGTTTCTTTAATCACTTTAGGAGCTGGAACATGTGTTGCTGTTCTCTCAGGCTTCTTAGTTGCAGAATCCTTTTTCTCAATCTTTGATTCCAGTTTTGTAGAAGCAATCTTATCGGATAATGAATCCACCATTCTGGAAGTACTTTCTATTTTATCCTGGATATCGTTTTTAGCGCCTTCAATATCCTTTATTCTGATACTTGCTGAATCAAGAGCCTGATCAGCTGTTTTACCTGCTTGATCAATAGCTTCTGAAGCAACAGTAGCAGCACTGTCTGCACTATGTATAACTTCTTCAATTTTAGACTGGGAAACTTCACCTTTTTGGCTGCATGCAATAAAAGCACCTGATATTGCAACGAGTAATATATACTTTTTCATACCATTATTTTTTTGATGAAGTAAAATTAGGAGGGAAGTTTTTGTAAAGTTTGTAAAGGAATTGTTTTGATTATGTAAATATTTAATTATTAGAATTTCAACGTTTTGTAAAATAAAAATAACTTGTTTTACAATTTTTTTTTAGTAGTAATTAAGTAAAACAAATAAAAAATCAACCATTTCAATAATTTAAAAAAGATTGATTTCTTTAAAGCGATCTTCAAAATATTTATCGCCAAAATTCTTATCAGGGTGGAATTTAGTGGCTCAGTCTCAAAAGTTGGGGGGAATGTTAAGTAGTTTTATCTTTGCATCATGTTAAGCGATCACGACCTTCTTAAATTATTACTTCCGGAATTTTTAGTTGAACACTTTGATATCCTCAAAGCAGAAACTCATGATGCAGAACTTCATATTTATTTTGAAGAAAGAAATAGTATTCCCCATGAATTTAAAGAAAGGAGACTTGAATCCAAGGGCTTTTTACCTGAAATCATTGTAGATGATTATCCATTACGGGGTAAAATCGTAAAGCTCCATGTGAAAAGAAGAAGATGGACAGATAAATCCTCCGGTGAGATCCTTCAGAGAGACTGGCAGCTTGTAGCGAAAGGCACACGGATGACAAAGGATTTGGCAGTCTTCTTAAAAAAAATTAGCAGACACTAAAGCTCTTCCCCTAAAAGTTATAGCAGAATTTTTCGGGATCAAAGGCAAGACCTTCCAGAGGCAATACAAGAATAATCTCAGCGAATATCATAGCTGGGAACAAAAACCGCACGCAGAGGACTGGATCATTTACCCTGAAAATGTCTCAGCCTCCTTATCTTTAGACGAAGTAGCATTATCTGATGGAGAACTTTATACCGTTCTTACCTCCAAAAAAGCAAAAGGGAGAAAAGGAAGTATTGTTGCTATGATAAAAGGTACCCAAAGTGATTTTGTCATCACACATCTTTTGAAGATCAGCAAAAAACTTCGGATGAAGGTAAACGAAATTACATTGGATATGGCGGGTTCCATGAAGCGTATTGCCCAACGCTGCTTTCCTGATGCAGTACAGGTTATTGATCGTTTTCATGTTCAGAAGCTGTCCATAGAGGCCCTTCAGGAGATCAGGATCAGGAATCGCTGGGAGGCTATTGAAATGGAAAACAATCCTCTTAACAGTCACTCAGCTGAAACAGAAGTTTTTACAAATGGAGATACCCGGAAACAGCTCCTGGCAAGAAGCAGGTATTTACTATATAAAAGCCGTGAGAAATGGACTCTGTCCCAGAAACAAAGAGCTTCGATCCTTTTTACCCAGTATCCTGATCTGGAACAGGCATATGAATTGACTGATGGACTTAGAAAAATTTATAACCAGAATATTTCGAAATCTGTAGCCATGACTAAACTGGCCCATTGGTTTAGAAATGTGGAAGAAGCAGAGTTTAAATCTTTTTCTACCTTAAGAAAAACAATAATGAATCATTATAGAAATATTCTCAACTATTTTGATCAAAGAAGCACCAATGCTGCTGCTGAATCTTTCAATGCGAAAATAAAAAACTTCAGAATGCAGCTCAGAGGAGTAAAAGACAGAACCTTTTTTATCTTCAGATTAGCTAAACTTTTTGCCTAGTCCCCAACTTTTGCGCTTGATCCAATTTAGTTGCAAGTTTTCTGTAAGCAATTCTAATTTCTTCATTTGTAGCATCAGTGGGAACGCCCAGAATTTGATAAAAGTTTTTCATGATTTGTTTAATGAATTATTGTAAAACGTTCAAATATAAAAAGTTTCTAAAGTTTAACAAATAGTATCTTAAAACCAATTGATATTTTTAATGAACAAAAAAATCCGCAGAAAACTTCTGCGGATATATATTATCAAGCTAGTTTTAATTAGCTTTCTCTGAATTCACTGATAAAATGAAGCTTCACATTTGGAAATTTCTCCTGTGTCATGTGAATAGTGAAAGAAGAATCCGCTAAAAATACCAATTGATTGTATTTATCTCTGGCAAGGAATCTCTGCTTTAATCTTGCAAACTCCTTGAATTCTTCAGATTTCTCATCTGCTTCTACCCAACAGGCTTTGTGCATTGAAAGAGGTTCATAGGTACATTTTGCACCATATTCATGCTCCAGACGGTATTGAATAACCTCGTACTGAAGGGCACCTACAGTTCCGATGATCTTTCTTCCGTTCATTTCCAGAGTAAACAACTGGGCAACTCCTTCGTCCATCAGCTGATCGATACCTTTAGCCAGTTGCTTAGCTTTAAGCGGATCATTGTTGTTGATATAACGGAAATGTTCCGGAGAGAAACTTGGGATTCCTTTGAAGCTCAGTTTTTCACCACCAGTCAAAGTATCACCGATTCTGAAACTTCCTGTATCATGAAGGCCAACAATATCTCCTGGGAAACTTTCCTCTACTACCTCTTTTTTATCTGCAAAGAAAGCATTTGGGGAAGAGAATTTCATCTTTTTACCTTCTCTTACCAGTAAATAGTTTTCGTTTCTTCTGAAGGTTCCGGAAACAATTTTTACGAAGGCTAATCTGTCTCTGTGTTTAGGATCCATATTCGCGTGGATTTTAAATACAAATCCTGTAAAAGCACTTTCTTCAGGTTTTACCAAGCGGGTATCACTTTCTTTAGGCTGTGGCATCGGAGCAATATCTATGAATGCATCCAGTAGCTCACGAACTCCAAAATTGTTCAATGCAGAACCGAAGAATACCGGCTGTAAATCCCCTTTCATATAATCTTCACGATTAAACTCAGGATAAACAGACTGGATCAGGTCAAGTTCTTCTCTTAAAGTATTGGCCGCTTTTTCACCAATGACTTCGTCTATTGAAGTATCGTTAATATCATCAAACTTAATAGAGTCTCCAACTTTCTGTTTTTTCTCTTCCAGGAATAACTGGATGTTGTTTTCCCAGATATTGTAAATTCCCTGGAAATCACTTCCCATACCAATTGGCAGAGAAAGCGGACAAACGGTTAAACCTAATTTCTGTTCTACTTCATCCAAAAGATCAAAGGCATCTTTTCCCTCACGGTCAAGCTTGTTAATGAATACCAGCATCGGAATATTTCTCATTCTACATACCTGAACCAGTTTTTCAGTTTGTTCCTCAACCCCTTTTGCAACGTCAATTACAACAATTACCGAATCTACAGCCGTTAAAGTTCTGTAGGTATCTTCAGCAAAGTCCTTGTGACCCGGAGTATCCAGAATGTTGATTTTATGGTCTCTATATTCAAATGCCAATACGGAAGTGGCTACAGAGATCCCTCTCTGTCTTTCAATTTCCATAAAGTCGGAAGTAGCTCCTTTTTTTATTTTGTTGGATTTTACCGCACCCGCTTCCTGGATTGCGCCTCCGAAAAGAAGGAGTTTTTCAGTAAGAGTAGTTTTTCCGGCATCCGGGTGGGAAATGATCCCGAAGGTCTTTCTTTTTTGTATTTCTTTGATTAAGTCTGACATATCGTATTTTGAAGTTGCAAAAATCGTGATTTTTTATGAGGTTTTCAAATTTAAATTCATACAATATGGATCGTATGGCAATAGAAATTAAAGAAAGACATGATTATCCTGAAGTAGAAGTTAAAAGAGCAAGGAAACGGCATAAATCAACCCAAGGATAGTAAGTGTGAAGAGGGTAGCTATAATATACTCAAATGTTCCAAAATTTTTTACTGGCTGGAAGTCCTGATCGAGTCTGTATTCTTCAATGGTTTGTCGGCTTACCGTAAGATCCGGACGGAAGCATTGGATACCCCTTAAAAACTGCCGGTACATTTCGAATTGATTGCTCAGGATAACATACTCAAAGTTGAAATCTATGCTTGTTAGTATAATTTGCCCTGTTTTGTTTTTAAGATAAATTTTCAGATAGGATTTAGCATATTTTCCTGTGGTAGTATACATAAAAGCATCACCTGATGAGTTCTTAGCCTTTTGGAGTTCACTATATAAAACGATATGCATTACATGGTCCTGCCTGTTATAAAAAGTAACTCCTTTTTCATCAATAACAGCCTTCCGGATCTTTTCTTTTTTTTGATAGGTTAAAGACATCATTAGAGCTATACCACAAAATAGTAATAAAAGTTGGGTAAAAATAAGGATGAAAAAAGTACCGGGATCATCTTCTATATAGCGTCTGAAATGGCTATAGATATTTTCGGAAATTACTCCCATGACGATCAGAATAATGATGATGACCAGCCACAAAATTCCTGTCAGAAGATAGGTGATTGGCTTGTTCACTTTAGAAACAACAGTTTGGAACTTTTCTGTCATTTTAGTTTTTAATTTCAATGATTAGAAATGTAGCTCCAATAATGATACAGACAGTAACAATCACTGCTAAAATAAAAAACCAGTTGCCTATTGAAACTTTCTTAATTTTGTTAATTTCCCATGTATTCAGGTCGATAGAAAACGTTCTCAATACCATGGGGTCTATTTTTAAATCAGAACGGAAAATCGAGATTCCATGTATGAAATGAGCATATAGGGCGGCTTTATTCTTCACAGCATAAAGAGGAAGATTTATATCAATACGTCTGGTTTCTTCTTTTTTTTCTTGTTGTATAGTGATTTCCAACAAGGGAACCATGCCTGAACCTATTGGAGTAAATGTATAAATATCAAAATTTTGGTTTGAAGAACGAAGTTCAGTGTATAATATCTGTTCTGTAATTTCATTTTTTGAATTATAAAATAAAAGTCCGGAGCTGTTGATCACAATTTTATTGGCTATCTTTTTTCTTTTTATAATATAATACCGGATAACAGGAATCAAAATCACCAGTGAAATAGCCCAGCATGCCAAGGCAGCTGAAAGCATAGGTTCCCATCCTCTTTTGTAGATCCCATATATAGGGCCAAGAACAAAAAGACAGAAGAAGAACAGAAAGATTCCGAAGAAAGTTATCTGCAGGATAGAAGTAACCCACCAGTTAATTTTAGATTCAAGGCCGGGAAAAGAGATTTCTGTATTTGTTTTTGCAATATTCATGGCAACTGGGGCTAATTTAAGTATTTTCTTTTTTAGTTGCCTGTGGCATTCAAAAAAATTATCTTTGTTTCCATAAACTTTTACAGAGAAAAAGAATGGAAAATAGCAGGTATCCGAAGTTTACTTTCACATGGCTTGGCGCTGTTACTTTAGTGGTTGGATTGTTTGTGGGAACGATGGCTGTATCTTTATTCAGTACTTTTTGGAAAGTGGTGTTCAAAGAAAATCTTGAACTTAAAGACTGGTTTCTCATGGTAGCCAATTCTGTAGGATTTGTTACAGCAATTGCTTTCTTCGATTTTTTCATTGTAAGAAGAACAACTCAAAAGAAACTGAGCTTTAATCTTTCATCTGTCAACTTCTATACTTATCTTCTTATTTTTCCAATGATGGCTGGGATGATGTTTATTTCAGAGTTTACCACAACACTTATTCCTACAACAGGTCCTTTTTTTGGAGGTTTTTATGAGTATTTCACCCAGCTTATGAGCCAGCTGACCGATAATCCTGTTGTAATGATTATCATGACGGTAATTATGGCGCCTATCTTTGAAGAAATTATCTTCAGAGGGATTATTCAGAAGGGATTAATCAATAAAGGAGTGGAACCATGGAAAGCTATTTTATATGCTTCCATTATTTTCGGCATTGTTCACGGAAATCCCTGGCAGTTTATCAGTGCTGTAATGCTGGGCTGTGTATTGGGACTGGTATATCATAAAACAAAATCTTTACTGATGCCAATATTATTACATGCATTTAATAACCTTACACTGTCATTACTGGTGCTGTACGGTAAGGATGAAAGTTTTGCAAAAGTGTTTAATGTTTCAGAATGGTTGATCTTAGCCGTAGGAATTGTGCTTTTCTCTTTGTTCTACTACCTTTTTATGAAGAAATATAAAGTACATTATGCTGAAATGTAATCAACAGCAGTAAAAAGTAAAATTGAAAATGAATATAGAAATGGAATTATTGGTTGCTACACACAACGAGCATAAAAAAGAAGAGATTCAGCAGATTTTAGGAAATGACTGTATTGTTAAAAGCCTTACAGATTATAATATCCACGAAGAGATTGTAGAAGACGGAGATTCTTTTCATGCCAATGCCTTAATTAAAGCTAAATACTGTTTTGAAAAGACAGGGGTTCCAAGTTTGGGCGATGACAGTGGACTTGTTGTAGAATCTTTAGACGGAAGACCAGGAATATTTTCTGCCCGTTATGCAGGAGATCACGATTTCGCTAAAAATATTGAAAAAGTATTGGAAGAAATGCAGGGAATAGAGAATAGAAAAGCTTACTTCGTTACCGTTCTATGCTATTATGATGAAAACGGAGCCCAGTATTTTGAAGGAAGAGTTCACGGTAATCTATTAACTGAAAATAAAGGTTTCAAAGGATTCGGATATGATCCTATCTTCGTTCCTGAAGGATATGAGAGAACCTTTGCTGAAATGGAACCGGAAGATAAAAATAAGATCAGCCACCGTAAGCAGGCATTAGACCTGTTTATGGATTTTTTAAAAGTAAAGTAATTGATCATACAGATAAATTAGAGCCATTTTTCTATCATGGAAAAGTGGCTTTTTTTATGTATTTCCTGTTGAAATTTAAAGGTAAAATATATGTTTTAAAATTTCTGTCGTACATTTGTTACAAGAAACTATTGATTTGAGTACTTATTTAACAATATTAGGTTTTAATTCAGCGATTCCGACTATCAATTCCTCGCCCACAGCCCAGCTGCTGGAAATGGAAGAAAGACACTTCCTGATTGATTGTGGAGAAGGAACGCAGGTACAGCTGAGAAAAGCAAAAGCCAGATTTTCAAAAATCAACCATATTTTTATTTCCCACCTTCACGGAGATCATTGTTTTGGTCTTCCGGGACTTATTGCCTCCTTCCGTCTTTTGGGAAGAGAAAATCCATTGCATGTTTATGGCCCGAAAGGAATCAAAAAGATGCTGGAAACTATTTTTCAGATCACAGAAACCTATCGTGGTTTTGAGGTGGTTTACCATGAACTGGACAAAGATTATTCAGAAAAAATCTATGAAGATAATAGGGTAGAAGTATATACCATTCCTTTGGACCACAGAATCTACTGTAACGGGTATCTTTTTAAAGAAAAACCCAAAGACAGGCACTTGAATATGAAGGAAATTGCTAAGTATAGCGAAATTGAATCATGTGATTATCACAACATAAAAGCAGGAAAAGATTTTGTGCTAAGTGATGGTTATGTCCTTAAAAACGAGGTGTTAACCATTGATCCGGCTCCGTCAGTATCATATGCATTCTGTAGTGATACCCGCTACCTTGAAAGTGTTATTCCTATTATTAAAAATGCTACGGTTCTGTATCATGAATCTACTTTCCTGCATGATCTGAAGGAAATGGCAGATTATACAGGGCATACCACAGCCCTGGAAGCAGCAACCATTGCACAGAAAGCACAGGTTGGAAAACTCATCCTTGGGCATTTTTCCAACAGATATGCAGATTTAACAGTATTCACGGATGAAGCAAGAAACATTTTCCCTAATTCATTTCTGCCAAAAGCTTTGGAAAGTGTAAAAATTTAAAAGAATTATGTTGAAGATTGAAGAGCTTAGAGGTTTTCTGGACGAAAAGGCAGACCAGTATAATGCTCCTGATTTTATAGAAAATGACCCGATACAGATCCCGCATCGTTTCTCTTTAAAACAGGATATTGAAATTGCCGGTTTTCTGGCAGCCACTATTTCGTGGGGAAACAGGAAGTCCATTATCAATTCAGCAAATAAAATGCTGGATATTATGGGGAATTCACCCTATGATTTTGTATTGAACCATTCTGAAAAAGATTTGAAGGATATTCAGGATAAAAGCATTCACAGAACCTTTAACGGAGAAGACTTTTCTTATTTTATAAGGCAGTTTAACAGGATTTATAAAGAAAATCAAAGTCTGGAAGAGCTGTTCAAAGTCAAAACTGCTGAAACCAATTTTCAGCATGCAATAGAAAGGTTCAGAAACAGTTTTCTGGAGACCGGAAAACATAGAAGCCACAAGCATATCAGTTCACCTTATAAAAATTCTTCAGCCAAAAGAATCATCATGTTTCTGAGATGGATGGTGCGTAAAGATAAACGTGGAGTGGATTTCGGGATCTGGAAAGATATTGATCAGAAATACCTGTCTATTCCATTGGATGTACATACCGGAAATATCTCAAGAAAGCTGGGATTGCTGGAAAGAACTCAGAATGACTGGAAAACGGTGGAAGAACTGGATACAGCCATCAGAAAATTTGATGATAAAGATCCTGCAAAATATGATTTTGCCCTGTTTGGATTAGGAGTAACCAAAGAACTGTTGTAAAAATTAAAAGGATGAAAAAATATAACGAAAAAACAGAAGTTCTGGAAAAAATAGCAGACAGTATTACCTCTTGGATAGGATCTATTCAGTCTCTGATAGTGCATACCCTGCTTTTTATCACTTCCTTTTTACTTCCGATGCTGAATATTGTTGATTTTGATAAAATGCTTCTGATTCTCACTACAGTACTTTCCCTGGAAGCTATTTATCTGGCCATCTTCATTCAGATGTCTGTAAATAAGAGTCATGAAAAAATTGAAGATATCCAGGAGGATATTGAAGAAATTAGTGAAGATATTGAAGATATTCAGGAAGATATTGAAGAAATCAGTGAAGACATTGAAGAGATCAGTGAGGATATTGAAGAAATTAATGAAGATATAGAAGACATTCAGGAAGATATTGAAGAAATTAATGATGAAGAAGATGAAGAAGATCACAATGAAAAGGCCAAAAATGTAATCCTGAAAAGCAATGTAAGTTCAAATAAAAATGAAATAAAAGCTTTGAAAGACATTATTGCCCAGCTTCGTAATGAGATTGATGAATTAAAAAAAGACGAATAAAGGTTCATAAAAAGCTCCGTTAAAAATAAGAACAGATTAATTTTATTGATCTGTTTTTTTATGATTAAATATTTTTTATTTACAATTAGTTAAAAATAAAATGTATTTATTGTGAATTTTTATGAAAAAGTGGGTAATAAGTGTCTGAAATGCTGATTTGATATTGTTATTTTTGCTACATTTGAACAAAATCAAATTAAAATGTTGCATTATAGATTTAAACACTACTTTTTTCTTTTGGCTTTTTTACTGACTTCTGCTTCTGTTTTCTCACAGGTTGGTCCTAGCAGAAAGCCTGTGAAGATAAAACCTACAGGGGCAAGTTTGAAGGCCGGAAATTTTATAGATGTAAATGTTGCTCCCTATCCGGCAACAGGTTATTTTCCGGAACAGCTGGTAAAAGACATTCTGATTAACGGGGGAAGTACCTGTACCACAGCCAATATTACCAATGTTACAGTATCTCCTAACCATACCATATTTGATAACAATAGATTTTGGGGGTATTTTAACAGAGGAACTGCAAATTTTCCTTTTAAAGACGGAATTGTTTTAACTACCGGTTATGCAAAAGATGCAGGAAACAGCTTTAATGATGATATGAGTAAAGAGCCTGGTTCAGGGAGTGATCCTGATCTTGTAGCTGCTACTAATGCTACTGTAGAATTGAAAGATGCAGTAGCCCTTGAATTTGATTTTGTTCCTAATTCTACCCAGGTAAAATTCAATTATATATTTGCTTCCGAGGAATATTCCGGAGGTTATCCATGTACAGGTTT
Coding sequences:
- a CDS encoding DUF4349 domain-containing protein, which codes for MKKYILLVAISGAFIACSQKGEVSQSKIEEVIHSADSAATVASEAIDQAGKTADQALDSASIRIKDIEGAKNDIQDKIESTSRMVDSLSDKIASTKLESKIEKKDSATKKPERTATHVPAPKVIKETKIIYKEKPQNDSYELSMSKDKMVKTGYLVVRADHAETVKEIIREEAIKNNGYVKSENQSYIEAANPRDENQKIYSLNIKVPIQHFDGLMEALNSNIGDIETRDIQVTGRNYADNTICSIDVNITDKTEAEKEPKTFGGKSLAAIESGWDVITSIFLFLLPLWPVFLIGGIGYYFYKKKKNSNIPHQDSH
- a CDS encoding ISAon1 family transposase N-terminal region protein, which translates into the protein MLSDHDLLKLLLPEFLVEHFDILKAETHDAELHIYFEERNSIPHEFKERRLESKGFLPEIIVDDYPLRGKIVKLHVKRRRWTDKSSGEILQRDWQLVAKGTRMTKDLAVFLKKISRH
- a CDS encoding ISAon1 family transposase; translated protein: MKGKTFQRQYKNNLSEYHSWEQKPHAEDWIIYPENVSASLSLDEVALSDGELYTVLTSKKAKGRKGSIVAMIKGTQSDFVITHLLKISKKLRMKVNEITLDMAGSMKRIAQRCFPDAVQVIDRFHVQKLSIEALQEIRIRNRWEAIEMENNPLNSHSAETEVFTNGDTRKQLLARSRYLLYKSREKWTLSQKQRASILFTQYPDLEQAYELTDGLRKIYNQNISKSVAMTKLAHWFRNVEEAEFKSFSTLRKTIMNHYRNILNYFDQRSTNAAAESFNAKIKNFRMQLRGVKDRTFFIFRLAKLFA
- a CDS encoding DnaJ domain-containing protein, whose product is MKNFYQILGVPTDATNEEIRIAYRKLATKLDQAQKLGTRQKV
- a CDS encoding peptide chain release factor 3, which produces MSDLIKEIQKRKTFGIISHPDAGKTTLTEKLLLFGGAIQEAGAVKSNKIKKGATSDFMEIERQRGISVATSVLAFEYRDHKINILDTPGHKDFAEDTYRTLTAVDSVIVVIDVAKGVEEQTEKLVQVCRMRNIPMLVFINKLDREGKDAFDLLDEVEQKLGLTVCPLSLPIGMGSDFQGIYNIWENNIQLFLEEKKQKVGDSIKFDDINDTSIDEVIGEKAANTLREELDLIQSVYPEFNREDYMKGDLQPVFFGSALNNFGVRELLDAFIDIAPMPQPKESDTRLVKPEESAFTGFVFKIHANMDPKHRDRLAFVKIVSGTFRRNENYLLVREGKKMKFSSPNAFFADKKEVVEESFPGDIVGLHDTGSFRIGDTLTGGEKLSFKGIPSFSPEHFRYINNNDPLKAKQLAKGIDQLMDEGVAQLFTLEMNGRKIIGTVGALQYEVIQYRLEHEYGAKCTYEPLSMHKACWVEADEKSEEFKEFARLKQRFLARDKYNQLVFLADSSFTIHMTQEKFPNVKLHFISEFRES
- a CDS encoding CPBP family intramembrane glutamic endopeptidase produces the protein MENSRYPKFTFTWLGAVTLVVGLFVGTMAVSLFSTFWKVVFKENLELKDWFLMVANSVGFVTAIAFFDFFIVRRTTQKKLSFNLSSVNFYTYLLIFPMMAGMMFISEFTTTLIPTTGPFFGGFYEYFTQLMSQLTDNPVVMIIMTVIMAPIFEEIIFRGIIQKGLINKGVEPWKAILYASIIFGIVHGNPWQFISAVMLGCVLGLVYHKTKSLLMPILLHAFNNLTLSLLVLYGKDESFAKVFNVSEWLILAVGIVLFSLFYYLFMKKYKVHYAEM
- the rdgB gene encoding RdgB/HAM1 family non-canonical purine NTP pyrophosphatase; this encodes MNIEMELLVATHNEHKKEEIQQILGNDCIVKSLTDYNIHEEIVEDGDSFHANALIKAKYCFEKTGVPSLGDDSGLVVESLDGRPGIFSARYAGDHDFAKNIEKVLEEMQGIENRKAYFVTVLCYYDENGAQYFEGRVHGNLLTENKGFKGFGYDPIFVPEGYERTFAEMEPEDKNKISHRKQALDLFMDFLKVK
- a CDS encoding ribonuclease Z yields the protein MSTYLTILGFNSAIPTINSSPTAQLLEMEERHFLIDCGEGTQVQLRKAKARFSKINHIFISHLHGDHCFGLPGLIASFRLLGRENPLHVYGPKGIKKMLETIFQITETYRGFEVVYHELDKDYSEKIYEDNRVEVYTIPLDHRIYCNGYLFKEKPKDRHLNMKEIAKYSEIESCDYHNIKAGKDFVLSDGYVLKNEVLTIDPAPSVSYAFCSDTRYLESVIPIIKNATVLYHESTFLHDLKEMADYTGHTTALEAATIAQKAQVGKLILGHFSNRYADLTVFTDEARNIFPNSFLPKALESVKI
- a CDS encoding TIGR02757 family protein produces the protein MLKIEELRGFLDEKADQYNAPDFIENDPIQIPHRFSLKQDIEIAGFLAATISWGNRKSIINSANKMLDIMGNSPYDFVLNHSEKDLKDIQDKSIHRTFNGEDFSYFIRQFNRIYKENQSLEELFKVKTAETNFQHAIERFRNSFLETGKHRSHKHISSPYKNSSAKRIIMFLRWMVRKDKRGVDFGIWKDIDQKYLSIPLDVHTGNISRKLGLLERTQNDWKTVEELDTAIRKFDDKDPAKYDFALFGLGVTKELL
- a CDS encoding DUF1003 domain-containing protein, encoding MKKYNEKTEVLEKIADSITSWIGSIQSLIVHTLLFITSFLLPMLNIVDFDKMLLILTTVLSLEAIYLAIFIQMSVNKSHEKIEDIQEDIEEISEDIEDIQEDIEEISEDIEEISEDIEEINEDIEDIQEDIEEINDEEDEEDHNEKAKNVILKSNVSSNKNEIKALKDIIAQLRNEIDELKKDE